Proteins from one Sabethes cyaneus chromosome 2, idSabCyanKW18_F2, whole genome shotgun sequence genomic window:
- the LOC128734933 gene encoding carboxypeptidase B-like, which produces MTIFLRASAFCCFFFVAVTGLQVSYENYKLYLVRPETRAQLVLLENGLSDAHQEVDFWSQPSIGRESSVMVSPTADDSFQALLRFHNISYELRSQDVQSIIDHERINRSRRLRRRRAVNEPIQFDHFWELDEIYGYLDYLAKMYPDVVRVKKYGTTHEGRPIKVITISKSGEVRQDRPVVLIDGGIHAREWAGHMSVMYLIHQLVENSTENMNLLNNTDWVIMPVANPDGYVYSHQTNRMWRKNRAPVNSLCQGVDLNRNFPFRWAYYGGECSIGYAGSTPGSELETRALMLLMANYAGATKVYLAVHSCGDYILYPYGYDYVLAPNADELQELGETAARAVEAIGGPKYDVGSAAFLLYPANGSDDFIYGSFGVNYSYTLELSCGASGDGFIIESGEMQKIAKEAFEMFKVFGVFAGSQVV; this is translated from the exons ATGACGATCTTTTTGAGAGCTTCTGCATTCTGTTGTTTCTTCTTTGTTGCTGTAACAGGTCTGCAGGTCTCTTACGAAAA CTACAAACTATACCTCGTTCGGCCAGAGACACGTGCTCAACTGGTTCTGCTTGAGAATGGCCTCAGCGACGCTCATCAGGAGGTTGATTTCTGGAGCCAACCTAGCATCGGCCGCGAATCATCTGTTATGGTGAGCCCGACAGCGGATGATTCATTTCAAGCATTGTTACGGTTTCACAATATTTCATATGAACTACGGAGTCAAGATGTTCAAAGTATAATTGACCACGAACGGATTAACCGGAGTCGGAGGTTGCGCAGAAGAAGGGCTGTAAATGAACCGATACAGTTCGATCATTTCTGGGAACTTGATGAAATATATGGGTACTTGGATTACTTGGCAAAAATGTACCCGGATGTGGTGCGTGTGAAAAAATACGGTACAACCCACGAAGGTAGACCGATTAAGGTTATCACCATTTCGAAGAGTGGTGAAGTTAGGCAGGACCGTCCTGTCGTTTTGATTGACGGAGGAATCCATGCTCGAGAATGGGCCGGCCACATGTCGGTGATGTATTTGATTCATCAATTGGTTGAAAACTCTACGGAAAATATGAATCTGTTGAATAATACCGATTGGGTAATAATGCCAGTTGCCAATCCAGATGGGTACGTCTATTCACATCAAACCAATCGAATGTGGCGTAAGAACAGAGCCCCGGTAAATTCTCTCTGCCAGGGAGTTGATCTGAACAGGAACTTCCCCTTTCGTTGGGCTTATTATGGCGGG GAATGCAGTATTGGCTATGCTGGTTCCACTCCTGGCTCTGAGCTGGAGACGCGCGCACTGATGTTGCTTATGGCAAACTACGCTGGGGCTACTAAAGTTTATCTGGCAGTACACTCGTGCGGTGACTATATTCTGTATCCGTACGGTTACGATTACGTGCTCGCGCCAAATGCCGACGAGTTGCAGGAACTGGGTGAAACTGCGGCGCGTGCCGTCGAAGCGATTGGTGGGCCCAAGTATGATGTGGGCAGTGCCGCCTTCTTGTTGTATCCGGCCAACGGCAGTGATGATTTCATATACGGTAGCTTCGGAGTAAACTATTCGTACACGTTGGAGTTATCTTGTGGCGCCTCTGGCGATGGATTCATAATTGAATCAGGTGAAATGCAAAAAATCGCGAAAGAAGCGTTCGAAATGTTTAAAGTGTTCGGCGTGTTTGCGGGAAGTCAGGTAGTTTAA
- the LOC128737020 gene encoding carboxypeptidase B-like, which yields MRFWPLLICCAILAFADSSKVSYANFQLFVVRPDTREKLVKLHDLTENENYDFWDQPRLNRDARVMVSHYDESRFEKILEQNDIHYDLVMDNVEQILDKQRKSNIEYHERTKRDSNSRSTIEFDRYWTLDEIYDYIEELAAAYPTVKVFEIGTTQENRPIKALSISSNGDISMERPVVFMDAGIHAREWVGVMSVVYMIHEFVEHSELYSSQLDNTDYFIIPVLNPDGYVYTHEVNRLWRKNRTQNNLLCAGVDLNRNFPFAWRFTSNGCTNTYAGVGPGSEIETKAMMDQMEKYKPALVMYIAVHTSGEMILWPWGYEMDHYCDNWEEHDDLGKQAAAAIREVGGNEWTVGNAADILYKASGATDDYGLYRGARLSYTIELTGGGIEGFDLPEAQLPKAVTDAMEIYKTFGAYVGTLALPTPSEE from the exons ATGAGGTTTTGGCCGTTGCTTATATGTTGTGCCATTTTGGCTTTCGCAGATTCGTCCAAAGTCTCGTACGCCAA ttttcAGCTGTTTGTGGTACGCCCAGATACGCGTGAGAAGCTGGTAAAGTTGCATGATCTAACAGAAAATGAGAATTATGATTTTTGGGACCAACCGCGCTTGAACCGGGATGCACGAGTGATGGTTAGCCATTATGATGAAAGTAGATTTGAGAAGATTTTAGAACAAAACGACATTCACTATGATCTAGTCATGGACAACGTTGAACA GATTTTAGATAAGCAGCGGAAATCCAACATCGAATACCATGAACGAACTAAGCGTGACTCCAACTCACGATCTACCATTGAATTTGACCGTTACTGGACACTGGATGAGATTTATGACTACATTGAGGAATTAGCTGCGGCCTATCCTACGGTGAAGGTGTTTGAGATTGGAACAACACAGGAAAATAGACCCATTAAAGCACTTTCCATTTCATCAAACGGAGACATTTCAATGGAGCGTCCTGTGGTGTTTATGGACGCTGGGATACATGCGCG cGAATGGGTCGGGGTGATGTCGGTAGTTTACATGATTCATGAATTTGTCGAACATTCGGAACTTTACAGCAGTCAACTTGACAACACCGATTACTTTATCATTCCTGTTCTGAATCCGGATGGTTACGTCTATACACATGAGGTGAATCGTCTGTGGAGGAAAAATCGTACGCAAAATAATCTGCTTTGTGCAGGCGTTGATTTAAATCGTAACTTCCCTTTTGCATGGAGATTCACCAGTAATGGATGCACTAATACTTATGCAGGTGTGGGACCAGGATCAGAAATAGAAACTAAGGCGATGATGGATCAAATGGAGAAGTACAAGCCTGCATTGGTAATGTATATTGCAGTGCACACTTCTGGTGAGATGATTTTGTGGCCTTGGGGATATGAGATGGACCATTACTGTGATAATTGGGAAGAACATGATGATCTTGGAAAGCAGGCAGCGGCCGCTATTCGGGAAGTTGGTGGAAATGAATGGACAGTCGGAAATGCTGCCGATATTCTGTATAAGGCTTCCGGAGCAACTGACGACTATGGGCTATACCGCGGGGCTCGCTTGTCGTACACTATTGAACTAACCGGCGGTGGAATAGAGGGATTCGATTTACCTGAAGCTCAGTTACCAAAAGCCGTCACAGATGCTATGGAAATCTATAAGACATTTGGAGCCTATGTGGGAACGCTGGCTCTCCCCACGCCGTCGGAAGAATGA
- the LOC128736173 gene encoding carboxypeptidase B-like translates to MRSLAVLAFLVLATVAFAEQVSYRNYKVYKTEVAKREQLALLKRWEHLEGVDFWESTGGRIMIEPRLQKKFELFLQAHKIPHELIIEDVEKTIEAERKYDQEYRKAHAGLGRSTISFDHFWTLDEIYSYLDELASEYSNLVSVETIGTTEEGRAIRAITISTANGQISGTRPVIFVDAGIHAREWAAIMSAMYLIHELVEHSNEYAGMLASEWVIIPAANPDGYEYSRITNRMWRKNRFPATILCTGVDLNRNWAYQWALSSNACSDTYGGHEANSERETRALVSLMDRYAANLKLYLAVHTYGNLILYPFGYTMPFVPVPNAAEHIAMGQRAAAAVSAVGGPTYRVGNSAEILYSATGASDDYAAGAAGFTYAYTLELTGGGSNGFDLPASEIQRVASQTFEIFRSMAEEM, encoded by the exons ATGAGGAGTCTGGCTGTGCTAGCGTTCCTGGTCTTGGCAACCGTTGCATTTGCAGAACAAGTGTCGTATCGAAA TTACAAAGTGTATAAAACTGAGGTAGCAAAGCGTGAGCAGCTAGCGTTGTTGAAGCGATGGGAGCATTTGGAAGGAGTCGATTTCTGGGAAAGCACCGGAGGTCGCATCATGATTGAACCTCGACTGCAGAAGAAGTTCGAACTGTTTCTGCAAGCACATAAAATACCTCACGAATTAATTATCGAGGATGTTGAAAA AACAATCGAAGCAGAACGCAAGTACGACCAAGAATATCGGAAAGCACATGCTGGTTTAGGACGTAGCACAATCAGCTTCGATCATTTTTGGACGCTTGATGAGATATACAGCTATCTTGATGAACTCGCCTCCGAGTATTCAAATCTGGTCAGTGTAGAAACCATTGGAACAACTGAAGAGGGTCGTGCCATAAGAGCTATTACAATTTCAACTGCCAATGGTCAGATCAGCGGGACGAGGCCGGTCATCTTTGTCGATGCTGGAATCCACGCACG TGAATGGGCCGCAATTATGTCTGCAATGTATTTAATACATGAATTGGTTGAGCATAGCAATGAATACGCAGGTATGTTAGCAAGCGAGTGGGTCATTATACCGGCAGCTAATCCCGATGGCTATGAGTATTCCCGTATAACCAACCGAATGTGGCGTAAAAATCGGTTCCCGGCTACAATTTTGTGCACAGGAGTCGATCTGAATCGTAATTGGGCTTACCAGTGGGCTTTGTCTAGCAAC GCCTGTTCAGACACCTATGGTGGACATGAAGCTAACTCGGAACGCGAAACAAGAGCTTTGGTAAGTTTGATGGATCGCTACGCTGCTAATCTTAAATTGTACCTGGCTGTTCATACCTACGGGAACTTGATCTTGTATCCATTTGGGTACACTATGCCGTTCGTGCCTGTTCCGAATGCTGCTGAGCACATTGCCATGGGACAGAGAGCCGCAGCTGCAGTTTCTGCAGTCGGTGGGCCAACATACAGAGTTGGCAACAGTGCAGAAATCCTTTACTCCGCTACCGGTGCGAGTGATGACTACGCTGCTGGTGCCGCCGGATTCACTTACGCTTACACTTTGGAGTTGACTGGTGGTGGAAGTAATGGGTTCGATTTACCCGCAAGTGAAATTCAACGAGTAGCTAGTCAAACGTTcgagattttccgatcaatggCAGAAGAAATGTAG
- the LOC128736172 gene encoding carboxypeptidase B-like, producing the protein MNVEEGEENAARAAKIEDYMHDMAHHYPDIATYETIGTSSEGRHICALFISYGANDNKPLVIIDGGLRAREWVSPMVGMFIVHELVEHPEEYMEILAEVNFLVIPLVNPDGYVYSHEVDRNWLKSRSSSGSNCYGIDLNRNFGYEWGTVGGSSDPCADNFFGSAAFSEPETQALRDTISRYSTNLKLYLSVQAADKMVLYPFSYNGLRTPSNVDEHRTVAQSVAREMMAKHGYIYTYGAAGILLPAESGTITDFVAGTYSPRYTFVLETRADYGYELPVAKLSEVLYETAAGLKVLGQYAAGIRSV; encoded by the exons atgaatgtagaagAGGGTGAGGAGAATGCTGCGCGAGCGGCCAAG ATTGAGGACTATATGCACGACATGGCTCATCACTACCCAGATATTGCTACGTACGAGACCATTGGGACTTCTTCAGAGGGCCGTCACATCTGTGCATTATTCATTTCGTATGGTGCCAATGACAATAAACCTTTGGTAATTATTGATGGAGGCCTTCGAGCTCGGGAGTGGGTCTCCCCGATGGTGGGAATGTTCATCGTACATGAGCTGGTCGAGCATCCGGAGGAGTACATGGAAATCTTGGCAGAAGTTAACTTCTTGGTGATTCCTCTGGTGAATCCTGATGGGTATGTGTACTCACATGAAGTTGACCGAAATTGGTTAAAATCACGAAGCTCCAGTGGTAGCAATTGCTATGGCATCGATCTGAATCGTAACTTCGGCTACGAATGGGGAACTGTTGGTGGTAGTTCTGAT CCTTGCGCGGATAACTTCTTTGGTTCAGCTGCGTTCTCGGAACCAGAAACCCAAGCTCTGCGAGATACGATTAGTCGCTATAGTACTAATTTGAAGCTTTATCTGAGTGTTCAGGCGGCCGATAAAATGGTGCTTTACCCGTTTTCGTACAACGGCCTACGTACGCCGAGTAATGTGGATGAGCACAGAACCGTAGCTCAATCGGTTGCCCGAGAGATGATGGCGAAACATGGATATATTTACACCTATGGTGCAGCTGGAATTTTGTTGCCGGCAGAATCCGGAACCATAACGGACTTTGTGGCCGGTACCTATTCTCCTCGGTATACGTTTGTTTTGGAAACCCGTGCTGACTACGGTTATGAGCTGCCGGTAGCAAAGTTATCGGAGGTATTGTACGAAACAGCGGCCGGTTTGAAGGTTTTGGGACAATATGCTGCTGGCATTCGCAGCGTTTAG